One genomic window of Amphiura filiformis chromosome 3, Afil_fr2py, whole genome shotgun sequence includes the following:
- the LOC140147893 gene encoding C-signal-like, whose translation MARALIQGASRGLGLQFCRHILKSAPSAYVFATCRNPSSADDLHLLRDSYPERLEIVELDVTQEGQIKNAAELVKERSNGSVDLLINCAAMLHPSGKGETSLKDVSGMGLLDTFSTNTIGPLLMAKYFAPLLAKGSGSFGQPSEDQKKKHTGVLVNMSARVGSITDNVLGGWYSYRMSKSALNMATKNLSLELGRGRSKVICVCFHPGTVNTDLSRPYHRNVPKDKLFTTEYSVECLMSIVDKLSMDDTGKYMAWDGQEIAF comes from the exons ATGGCTAGGGCATTGATACAAGGAGCCAGTCGTGGGCTTGGACTCCAGTTTTGCCGTCACATCCTCAAGTCGGCTCCATCTGCATACGTATTCGCAACATGTCGTAATCCAAGCTCTGCAGACGATTTGCATCTCTTACGAGATAGTTACCCAGAGCGACTTGAAATTGTGGAGTTAGATGTCACTCAAGAAGGTCAGATCAAAAATGCAGCTGAACTTGTGAAAGAGAGAAGCAATGGCTCAGTGGACTTGTTGATTAATTGTGCAGCTATGTTACATCCTAGTGGCAAAGGAGAGACAAGTCTCAAAGATGTGTCTGGAATG GGACTACTGGACACATTTTCAACCAACACCATTGGGCCACTGTTGATGGCCAAATACTTTGCCCCTCTACTAGCCAAAGGATCAGGGTCATTTGGTCAACCTTCAGAGGATCAAAAGAAGAAGCATACAGGTGTGCTTGTCAATATGTCTGCTAGAGTTGGGTCTATTACAGACAACG TTCTAGGAGGTTGGTACAGCTATCGCATGTCTAAAAGCGCCCTCAACATGGCTACTAAGAACCTGAGCTTGGAGCTTGGAAGAGGGCGAAGTAAAGTCATCTGTGTATGCTTTCATCCAGGGACAGTGAACACGGACCTATCAAGACCTTATCATAGAAATGTTCCAAAGGACAAGCTATTCACCACAGAATACTCTGTTGAATGCCTTATGAGTATTGTAGATAAATTATCCATGGATGATACAGGGAAATATATGGCATGGGATGGACAAGAAATTGCATTTTAA